A single Bremerella cremea DNA region contains:
- a CDS encoding S1C family serine protease, with protein MLASKLFFRFSFLVSLFSVSLLGGESHAQMQIARPPALESRMAAQGDWHVAGEVAPEELELTPDEKRNILVYERGNRAVVHITTRSVQVDAFYLMERPAEGSGSGSVLNKSGLILTNYHVIEDARDIRVTLFNGESYVASLVGQDPVNDIAVLKIDAPPEVLFPVQYGDSSKLRVGQKVYAIGNPFGLERTMTIGIISSLNRVLPSRSGRTMKSIIQIDAALNRGNSGGPLFDSSGRLIGMNTAIASRTGENTGVGFAIPIASVKRIVPQLVANGRVIRPDIGITRVYQTDNGLMVATVTQGGPSDQAGIRGFRLVREQIQRGPFVYEQTRIDRSEADTIIGIDGQRVQTADDLLSVVENKQPGEQVVLTIVREGETISLPVKLGEGD; from the coding sequence ATGCTTGCATCTAAACTCTTTTTCCGTTTCTCATTTTTGGTCAGCTTGTTTTCTGTTTCCCTGCTGGGAGGTGAAAGCCACGCTCAGATGCAAATTGCTCGACCGCCAGCACTCGAAAGCCGTATGGCTGCTCAGGGTGATTGGCATGTGGCCGGCGAGGTGGCTCCTGAAGAGCTTGAGCTTACCCCAGATGAAAAGCGGAACATCCTTGTATATGAACGAGGCAACCGGGCCGTCGTGCATATCACCACGCGCAGCGTTCAGGTCGATGCCTTCTACCTGATGGAACGCCCCGCCGAAGGCTCAGGTAGCGGTAGCGTCCTCAACAAAAGCGGGCTTATTCTTACCAACTATCACGTGATCGAAGATGCCCGCGACATCCGGGTTACGTTGTTTAACGGCGAGAGCTATGTGGCCTCGCTGGTTGGGCAAGACCCGGTAAACGATATTGCCGTGCTGAAGATCGATGCCCCGCCAGAAGTTCTCTTTCCAGTTCAATATGGCGACTCCTCGAAGCTGCGTGTCGGACAGAAGGTGTACGCCATTGGAAATCCGTTTGGCCTGGAACGCACGATGACCATTGGCATTATCTCCAGCTTGAATCGCGTGCTTCCTTCCCGTTCCGGCAGAACGATGAAATCGATCATCCAGATCGATGCTGCCCTCAATCGCGGCAATTCTGGCGGCCCCTTGTTTGACAGTAGCGGACGGCTGATCGGCATGAACACGGCTATCGCCTCGCGAACGGGCGAGAATACCGGTGTCGGCTTTGCGATTCCCATTGCCTCGGTTAAACGAATCGTACCGCAATTGGTTGCCAACGGTCGTGTTATCCGCCCTGATATCGGTATCACGCGGGTATATCAAACGGACAACGGCCTGATGGTCGCCACCGTCACTCAGGGAGGCCCTAGCGATCAAGCAGGCATTCGTGGATTTCGCCTGGTCCGCGAACAAATTCAACGTGGCCCGTTCGTTTACGAACAAACTCGCATCGATCGAAGCGAAGCCGATACGATCATCGGAATCGACGGTCAACGCGTGCAAACCGCCGACGACCTGCTTTCGGTGGTCGAAAACAAACAGCCTGGCGAGCAGGTTGTCTTAACCATCGTGCGCGAAGGGGAAACGATCTCGCTGCCAGTAAAACTCGGAGAAGGAGACTAA
- a CDS encoding YcxB family protein: MTYQNQPEDIFALLHALSWRERVAAYLQVFGLGHCIWPVALLLIVLGEWAILQWIAAFVGLFLLYYTYIYARNWWQLPPQVHIIPGELQIRLTTDFLEAITQRGYSRRRWTAISKIVDLPNHLVIYVQAYRYLAIPKKYFTSPEQAQEFLARLTQLQAAALSGPMPSLDWEEFRRDFNLDQFSLIKHLQWKPNPQLSARIDTLGIDKDGTQSLPTIWGLIGQLIFPGFLALFLFFLKRSSSSDGLYTSFTLHYTLLMLAILFAFIFGMQLYTYLRYRKALARQTTLQRPNQLWFYQEGVGTITEDTLSFHFWKTLGSVEQDRDAIVLQEAPPFVYAIVPKSSFTSPEEEEVIRERMQQCYINAHETVQEAILAETANEAIVADLIDNPFRSPPTTPP; encoded by the coding sequence GTGACTTACCAGAATCAGCCGGAAGACATCTTTGCTTTGCTGCATGCGTTATCGTGGCGAGAGCGCGTAGCTGCTTATCTTCAAGTCTTCGGCTTGGGGCACTGCATTTGGCCGGTCGCCCTGCTGCTGATCGTGCTAGGAGAGTGGGCTATCCTTCAATGGATTGCGGCCTTCGTCGGCCTGTTTTTGCTGTACTACACGTACATTTACGCGAGAAACTGGTGGCAACTCCCTCCTCAAGTTCATATCATTCCGGGCGAGCTTCAGATTCGCCTGACCACCGATTTCTTAGAAGCAATCACGCAACGCGGCTATTCACGGCGCCGCTGGACAGCGATCTCCAAGATTGTGGATCTGCCCAATCATCTTGTCATTTACGTACAAGCCTATCGTTACCTAGCCATCCCTAAAAAGTATTTTACTTCGCCTGAACAAGCTCAAGAATTTCTCGCTCGCCTCACCCAACTCCAAGCCGCAGCTTTGTCGGGACCGATGCCATCGCTCGACTGGGAAGAGTTCCGCCGCGATTTCAATCTCGATCAGTTCTCGCTGATTAAACATCTTCAGTGGAAGCCCAACCCTCAACTTTCCGCCCGGATCGATACGCTGGGGATCGACAAAGATGGCACCCAATCGCTTCCAACCATCTGGGGGTTAATCGGCCAACTGATCTTCCCTGGCTTTCTGGCCCTATTCTTGTTCTTTTTGAAGCGATCGTCCAGCAGCGATGGGCTGTACACGTCTTTCACGCTGCACTATACGCTTCTTATGCTGGCCATCCTGTTTGCGTTCATCTTTGGGATGCAGTTGTATACCTATTTACGGTATCGCAAGGCCCTGGCTCGACAAACAACCCTGCAACGCCCTAATCAGCTTTGGTTTTATCAAGAAGGGGTCGGCACCATCACGGAAGATACTCTGTCGTTCCACTTCTGGAAGACGCTCGGTTCGGTCGAGCAAGATCGTGATGCGATTGTCCTGCAAGAAGCTCCCCCGTTTGTTTACGCAATCGTTCCCAAGTCCAGCTTCACGAGCCCCGAAGAGGAAGAAGTCATCCGCGAACGCATGCAGCAGTGCTACATCAACGCTCACGAGACGGTTCAAGAAGCGATCCTTGCTGAAACGGCCAACGAAGCAATTGTGGCTGACCTAATCGACAACCCGTTTCGCTCTCCTCCGACAACACCCCCTTAG
- the gmhB gene encoding D-glycero-beta-D-manno-heptose 1,7-bisphosphate 7-phosphatase: MTMDTKIWTGPGRPAVFLDRDGTINEEVKYLSSPHQLRLIPGAAEAIARLNQAGIPVIVVTNQSGIARGFYTEDDVELVHSYLDKLLADHGASIDAYYYCPHHPGAIVKQYLVDCECRKPRTGMLSAAAAQENVSLAQAYLVGDKRSDLRAAVSAGARGILVRTGYGKEAEQELLSEAEASGAALVANIVDDLAAAVDQILATLSQSQPQGIQPPKFAANFRHHQPEIGRHYPHS; this comes from the coding sequence ATGACGATGGATACGAAGATCTGGACAGGTCCCGGACGCCCGGCGGTTTTTTTGGACCGCGACGGAACGATCAACGAGGAAGTCAAATACCTCAGCTCGCCTCATCAGTTGCGGCTTATTCCTGGGGCTGCCGAAGCGATTGCCCGGCTGAACCAAGCGGGAATTCCCGTGATTGTGGTTACCAACCAATCGGGAATCGCCCGTGGCTTCTATACCGAGGACGATGTCGAACTGGTCCACAGCTACCTCGATAAACTACTGGCCGATCATGGGGCATCGATTGATGCCTATTACTATTGTCCGCATCATCCTGGGGCAATCGTTAAACAATATCTGGTCGATTGCGAATGTCGGAAGCCACGCACCGGAATGCTGAGCGCCGCTGCCGCCCAAGAGAACGTTTCCTTAGCTCAGGCCTATCTGGTGGGGGATAAACGATCCGATCTACGGGCTGCCGTCAGTGCCGGGGCACGAGGGATTTTGGTCCGTACCGGCTACGGTAAAGAAGCCGAGCAAGAATTGCTCAGCGAAGCGGAAGCGTCAGGGGCCGCGTTGGTGGCCAATATTGTCGACGACCTAGCTGCTGCAGTAGACCAAATCTTGGCGACCCTCAGCCAATCGCAACCACAAGGAATTCAGCCGCCGAAGTTCGCGGCTAATTTTCGCCATCATCAACCGGAGATAGGTCGACATTACCCACATTCGTAG
- the ppk1 gene encoding polyphosphate kinase 1: MTQEITARLIDQNLKTSSTEPELSDPSWRDAYSDRDLGWLQFNSRVLHEALDERNPALERVKFLAIFTSNLDEFFMKRIGLLRTRSQAERLKNRVIGPVPIQQRLHEMRQVIIPMLQKRGRCFRRDLKPLLAEHNIHLLDWDQLSETQREKANLFFNRNVYPALTPLALDPGHPFPYMSNLSTSLGFVLRVPDSEENLFARVKVPNILPQWIQLDSEMDDARHYIRLADLIHYNAEKLFPGMTIIDSSLFRITRNSEVEIEDDDESESIRTIVAEELRQRKFEPVVRLELSENPNPWVRSLLMHQFDLSEDDVYEVPGELDYAGMWPLASLDVKELRDEPWNPIVPPDLAGEEADIFSVIKSGDFLVHHPYESFDASVEQFIRAAAKDPKVVAIKMTVYRVGDDTPFVRSLIRAAETGKQVACLIELKARFDEERNLHWAKELEKIGAHVVYGVLGLKTHTKIALVVRQESDGIRCYAHIGTGNYHVKTARLYTDLGLFTCEPTLTTDVVNLFHALTGRSREPSFQKLLVAPTNMREQFLAKIRREIEFQKAGKPSLIILKVNQLEDSEMCQAIIAASQAGVRVECIVRGFSCLRAGVPGLTENVTIRSIIGRFLEHSRIYYFQSGAEDPLEGEFYIGSADWMQRNLSNRVEAVTPIELRSHRERLWEIMEVLLKDRRQSWVMQPDGSYEQLVATEDDDDISRLGTHRTLMLLTQQRMKERIK, from the coding sequence ATGACACAGGAAATTACGGCCCGATTAATCGATCAGAACCTCAAAACTTCGTCCACAGAACCGGAGCTGTCCGATCCCTCGTGGCGTGATGCCTATTCCGATCGAGACCTGGGGTGGCTGCAATTTAACAGTCGAGTCCTGCACGAAGCCCTTGATGAACGCAACCCAGCCCTGGAACGGGTCAAGTTTCTGGCCATCTTCACGTCGAACTTAGACGAGTTCTTCATGAAGCGTATTGGCTTGCTAAGAACCCGTAGCCAAGCCGAACGACTCAAGAACCGCGTAATCGGCCCCGTTCCGATTCAACAACGCTTGCACGAGATGCGTCAGGTGATCATCCCCATGCTGCAGAAGCGGGGGCGTTGCTTTCGGCGTGATTTGAAACCGCTGCTAGCAGAGCACAACATCCACCTCTTAGATTGGGATCAGCTCTCCGAGACGCAGCGTGAGAAGGCGAATCTGTTTTTTAATCGCAACGTTTACCCGGCCCTCACTCCTTTGGCGCTCGACCCTGGGCATCCATTTCCTTATATGTCGAACTTATCGACATCGCTGGGATTTGTGCTGCGTGTGCCTGATTCGGAAGAGAACCTCTTTGCCCGCGTGAAGGTTCCCAACATCTTGCCACAATGGATTCAGCTCGATTCCGAGATGGACGATGCCCGCCACTACATCCGCTTGGCCGATCTGATTCACTACAACGCGGAAAAGCTTTTCCCAGGCATGACCATTATCGATTCGAGCCTCTTTCGCATTACCCGAAATTCGGAAGTGGAAATCGAAGACGACGATGAATCGGAAAGCATCCGCACGATCGTGGCCGAAGAACTGCGGCAACGCAAGTTCGAGCCGGTCGTACGACTCGAACTTTCCGAGAACCCTAACCCCTGGGTCCGCTCGCTGCTGATGCACCAGTTTGATCTGTCCGAGGACGATGTCTACGAAGTGCCTGGCGAGTTAGATTACGCAGGCATGTGGCCGCTGGCTTCCTTAGACGTGAAAGAGCTGCGGGATGAACCGTGGAACCCGATCGTCCCGCCAGATTTGGCCGGGGAAGAAGCGGATATTTTTTCGGTCATCAAGTCAGGCGACTTCCTCGTTCACCATCCGTACGAAAGCTTCGACGCCAGTGTCGAACAGTTTATTCGGGCCGCAGCCAAAGACCCCAAGGTTGTCGCGATTAAGATGACCGTGTACCGCGTGGGGGACGACACACCGTTCGTCCGCAGCTTGATCCGCGCCGCCGAAACGGGCAAGCAAGTTGCCTGTTTAATCGAACTGAAAGCCCGTTTCGATGAAGAGCGTAATCTTCACTGGGCCAAAGAATTAGAAAAGATCGGCGCGCACGTTGTCTATGGCGTGCTGGGCTTGAAAACTCACACCAAGATCGCCTTGGTTGTCCGACAAGAATCGGATGGTATTCGCTGCTATGCCCACATCGGCACCGGCAACTACCATGTGAAAACGGCGCGGCTGTATACCGACCTCGGCCTGTTTACCTGCGAACCGACTTTGACGACCGATGTGGTCAACCTGTTTCACGCCCTGACCGGACGCTCGCGTGAACCGAGCTTTCAAAAGTTACTGGTTGCCCCGACCAACATGCGAGAGCAATTCCTGGCGAAGATTCGCCGCGAGATTGAATTTCAAAAAGCGGGCAAGCCGAGCTTGATCATCTTGAAAGTCAACCAATTGGAAGACTCCGAGATGTGCCAGGCGATTATCGCTGCCTCGCAAGCTGGCGTACGTGTGGAATGTATCGTGCGTGGTTTTTCGTGCCTCCGTGCTGGCGTGCCTGGCCTGACCGAGAACGTAACGATTCGGAGCATCATCGGACGTTTCCTCGAACATTCGCGGATCTATTATTTTCAGTCCGGCGCTGAAGACCCACTCGAAGGCGAGTTCTACATCGGCTCTGCGGACTGGATGCAGCGCAACCTCAGCAACCGCGTGGAAGCGGTCACCCCAATCGAATTGCGTTCGCATCGCGAGCGATTGTGGGAAATCATGGAAGTCCTTCTCAAAGATCGACGCCAGTCCTGGGTCATGCAGCCGGATGGCAGCTACGAGCAACTTGTTGCCACCGAAGACGATGACGACATCTCGCGTCTAGGAACGCATCGCACCCTGATGCTGCTGACCCAACAGCGAATGAAAGAGCGAATCAAGTAG